A DNA window from Flavisolibacter ginsenosidimutans contains the following coding sequences:
- the asnB gene encoding asparagine synthase (glutamine-hydrolyzing), with product MCGIAGFIDFKKQSTAEHLKGMSSCLQHRGPDGQGSYFAEGREAAIGLGHRRLSIIDLSTAANQPMHFDGLHVVFNGEIYNYAEIRDELQRRGHAFSTHSDTEVILHAWREWGGDAVHRWHGMFAIALYDEKKNEAVFIRDRAGVKPLNYYWKEGLFLFGSELKTLVAHPAFKKEINPGAVASFLQYGYVSHPHCIYRDTYKLKPGYLLRINLATQQIAEEQYWNVYDYYNKPKLRIELPEAIAETERKLVKAFQYRTVADVPVGVFLSGGYDSTCVTALLQKNSSEKLKTFTIGTTDEKLNEAPFAKQIAQHLGTEHTEYYCTPKEALEIIPDLPHFYDEPFADSSAIPTILVSRLARKKVTVALSADAGDEIFAGYNRYDYISRYGKKLSSIPKPVRKMAVAAMASVSSEKIPYLRNKQNFHSRYDKLKNLLNDPSPSELLKNLSQVFTGPEIKALFAQPVKELSTAHTSTELKAGYSDPFSYMMAIDYQTYMVDDILQKVDRATMSVSLEGREPFLDQDIIEWAAQLPSEYKYRNGQKKYILKEIVHKYVPKEIMERPKMGFGIPVETWLTNELRPLVEEYLSEHSLQQHGLFNVSAVQKTVADFFNGRKEKHLKVWYLLMFQMWYKQWMA from the coding sequence ATGTGTGGTATTGCCGGATTTATTGACTTTAAAAAGCAAAGCACAGCGGAACACCTCAAAGGCATGTCCTCCTGTCTTCAGCACCGCGGCCCTGATGGGCAAGGCTCTTATTTTGCCGAAGGCCGGGAAGCCGCGATAGGCCTCGGTCACCGCCGGCTCTCGATCATTGATCTTAGCACGGCGGCCAATCAGCCCATGCACTTTGATGGCCTTCACGTGGTGTTTAACGGCGAGATTTACAATTATGCTGAAATACGCGACGAGTTGCAAAGACGCGGTCATGCGTTTTCTACGCATTCCGACACCGAGGTCATTCTGCACGCATGGCGCGAATGGGGCGGTGATGCCGTTCATCGTTGGCACGGCATGTTTGCCATTGCGCTTTACGATGAAAAGAAAAACGAGGCCGTGTTCATTCGTGACCGGGCCGGTGTAAAGCCCCTCAACTATTACTGGAAAGAGGGTCTCTTCCTGTTTGGCTCTGAACTAAAAACCCTGGTTGCACACCCGGCTTTCAAAAAGGAAATTAATCCCGGCGCAGTAGCATCGTTTCTTCAATACGGTTATGTGTCGCATCCCCATTGCATTTACCGCGACACCTACAAACTAAAACCGGGTTACTTGCTCCGTATAAACCTGGCAACGCAGCAAATTGCCGAAGAGCAATATTGGAACGTTTACGATTATTATAACAAGCCCAAACTCCGGATTGAATTACCCGAAGCCATTGCCGAAACAGAACGCAAACTGGTTAAAGCTTTTCAGTACCGCACTGTGGCTGATGTGCCCGTTGGTGTTTTTTTGAGCGGTGGTTACGACAGTACCTGTGTGACGGCCTTGCTGCAAAAGAACAGCAGCGAAAAACTCAAGACCTTCACCATCGGCACTACCGATGAAAAGCTGAACGAAGCTCCTTTTGCCAAGCAAATTGCGCAACACCTGGGTACGGAGCACACCGAGTATTATTGCACGCCAAAGGAAGCCCTGGAAATCATTCCCGACCTACCGCATTTTTACGACGAACCTTTTGCCGACAGCAGTGCCATTCCAACGATACTGGTAAGCCGGCTGGCCCGAAAGAAAGTTACGGTAGCGCTTTCGGCCGATGCGGGCGACGAGATTTTTGCCGGCTATAACCGTTACGATTACATTTCGCGGTACGGGAAAAAATTAAGTTCCATTCCAAAGCCCGTCCGCAAGATGGCCGTTGCCGCAATGGCCTCTGTTTCCTCGGAAAAAATTCCTTACCTGCGCAACAAGCAGAATTTTCACAGCCGTTACGACAAGCTGAAAAATTTATTGAACGACCCTTCGCCTTCGGAACTTTTGAAAAACCTGAGCCAGGTATTTACCGGCCCGGAGATCAAAGCTTTGTTTGCACAGCCCGTAAAGGAATTGTCCACGGCGCACACAAGCACCGAACTGAAAGCCGGCTATAGTGATCCGTTTTCGTACATGATGGCGATTGATTATCAAACTTACATGGTGGATGATATTTTGCAGAAAGTGGACAGGGCCACGATGTCGGTAAGCCTGGAAGGACGTGAGCCCTTCCTCGACCAGGACATTATTGAATGGGCAGCGCAACTTCCTTCGGAATACAAATACCGTAACGGACAAAAAAAATACATCCTCAAAGAAATCGTGCACAAATACGTTCCCAAAGAAATTATGGAAAGGCCGAAAATGGGCTTTGGCATCCCGGTTGAAACCTGGCTGACCAACGAGTTAAGGCCACTGGTTGAGGAATACCTGAGTGAACACAGCCTTCAGCAGCACGGGCTGTTTAACGTTTCGGCCGTACAAAAAACCGTGGCTGATTTTTTCAACGGCCGCAAGGAAAAGCACCTGAAGGTTTGGTATCTGTTGATGTTTCAAATGTGGTACAAGCAATGGATGGCGTAA
- a CDS encoding glycosyltransferase, with amino-acid sequence MTVSVIITCYNLEKYIEPAILSVLNQTRTPDEIIVVDDCSTDASANVIQKYSDRLCYLRLPENSGVLQATLAGINKSTGSVISFLDGDDVWLPQKLAEVMSVFEKDEKVVLVSHNYEIIDSDGKPTGQTDSTQKNLERITKDNPDKVTLSNRVKDSILGYKGIWLGSAYCFRRAGFDVKAFEAFLSSFTIPGFKRLCYQDHPMAQFIVLTNPPDSLAYLVNKVLFQYRIFGLNSSGVSNTLNSALKTIEKGSANMAATSALVDRYPHLKEAQNIQKWRKMEFEYLKALYTKNYKKAVSTFMQLSLNSWDFNRKVKEFKRLGGVILLGPEKFLAVKSRS; translated from the coding sequence ATGACCGTTAGCGTTATCATTACCTGTTACAACCTCGAAAAATACATCGAGCCCGCTATCTTGTCGGTGTTGAACCAAACGAGGACACCCGATGAAATCATTGTGGTTGACGACTGCAGCACAGATGCTTCGGCCAACGTTATTCAAAAGTACAGCGACCGGCTTTGTTACCTAAGACTGCCGGAAAACTCCGGTGTTTTACAGGCAACGCTTGCGGGCATCAACAAGTCAACGGGTTCGGTTATCAGCTTCCTGGACGGCGATGATGTTTGGCTGCCGCAAAAGCTGGCCGAAGTCATGAGCGTTTTTGAAAAGGATGAAAAGGTGGTGTTGGTCTCGCACAATTACGAGATCATTGACAGCGATGGAAAACCAACGGGACAAACGGATTCAACGCAGAAAAATTTAGAACGCATAACAAAGGACAACCCCGATAAGGTCACCCTTTCCAACCGGGTGAAAGATTCCATTTTGGGTTACAAAGGAATATGGCTTGGAAGCGCTTATTGTTTCCGGCGTGCCGGCTTCGACGTAAAAGCATTCGAGGCCTTTCTTTCGTCTTTCACAATACCGGGCTTCAAACGGCTTTGTTACCAGGATCATCCCATGGCCCAGTTCATCGTGCTCACCAATCCGCCGGACTCCCTTGCATATTTGGTGAACAAGGTCTTGTTTCAATACCGGATATTTGGCTTGAACAGCAGCGGCGTTTCCAATACGCTTAACAGTGCGCTAAAGACCATAGAAAAGGGATCGGCGAACATGGCTGCTACCAGCGCACTGGTGGACCGGTATCCGCATCTGAAAGAGGCCCAGAACATACAGAAGTGGCGCAAAATGGAATTTGAATACCTTAAGGCGCTGTATACCAAAAACTACAAGAAAGCGGTTTCAACGTTTATGCAATTGAGCCTGAATTCGTGGGATTTCAACAGGAAGGTAAAAGAGTTTAAACGCCTGGGCGGCGTAATACTCTTAGGCCCCGAAAAATTTTTGGCCGTTAAAAGCAGATCGTAA
- a CDS encoding acyltransferase — MSNRVKRLLLRTYGYYVFRKKVGVLGLFRVGNPRNVTIGDDCGINSGVYILGHHKIVIGSNVVLSVDVKLIDTGLDVENFMKVKKPEHISKPIVIEDDVWIGAGAIVLQGVTIGRKSIVGAGAVVTKDVPPGVVVAGNPARIIKTLPQ; from the coding sequence ATGTCAAATAGGGTAAAAAGATTGCTGCTGCGAACTTATGGGTATTATGTTTTCCGGAAAAAAGTTGGCGTGCTTGGCCTTTTTCGTGTGGGTAACCCCCGCAATGTGACTATCGGTGATGACTGCGGCATCAACTCGGGCGTTTATATTTTGGGCCATCACAAAATTGTGATCGGAAGTAACGTGGTTCTCTCCGTGGACGTGAAGTTGATTGATACCGGTCTTGACGTTGAGAACTTCATGAAAGTGAAAAAGCCCGAACACATTTCAAAGCCCATCGTCATTGAAGACGACGTATGGATTGGTGCGGGAGCGATTGTGTTGCAGGGTGTCACCATCGGACGAAAGAGCATCGTGGGGGCGGGAGCCGTGGTGACGAAAGACGTGCCGCCGGGTGTGGTGGTGGCGGGCAATCCTGCGAGAATCATTAAAACCTTGCCTCAATAG
- a CDS encoding glycosyltransferase family 2 protein — MPFLSIIIPTKNRQYTCLFAIESALRLNRDDVEIIVQDCSDTDVLKKQILEKFGTASNIKYFHSADNPSMTENWNRAFDNATGEYQCAIGDDDAVLPELYEAARWAKANAMDAIAHTGDSAAYSYKWPDFGDEELRGKLVILHPFDGKVEERSTKKVIDSIIDRVDLSYSSLPMAYHCLISKALLDRVRTATGKLLDGTSLDVYSAYVFSLLIDKFVFVNYPLTIYGACGKSNTNRLSRGNAKAHFNEFKTLRFPAIIPRVFNMQTTVAESMHCAFTTMKRQDLIERINLPYLYAYSAAEGVQELKATLRCMLANKVKLNVWARFAKTFSIKMAKNFVRFCMGNAWADKQYRNKQQVLVPCNNILEVIEYHKTHNQVKIFQGKQEIPASHLS; from the coding sequence ATGCCTTTTTTAAGTATAATCATTCCTACGAAAAATCGGCAATACACTTGCCTTTTTGCAATTGAGTCGGCCTTGCGGTTGAACCGCGATGACGTTGAAATCATCGTGCAGGACTGCAGCGATACCGACGTATTGAAAAAGCAGATTCTTGAAAAATTCGGAACGGCATCAAATATTAAATACTTCCATTCTGCGGATAACCCCTCAATGACCGAAAACTGGAACCGGGCATTCGACAATGCCACTGGCGAGTATCAATGCGCAATCGGCGATGACGATGCGGTGCTGCCTGAATTATACGAAGCAGCACGTTGGGCAAAAGCAAACGCAATGGATGCCATAGCACATACAGGCGACTCTGCGGCGTATTCGTACAAGTGGCCGGATTTCGGCGATGAGGAACTAAGAGGCAAACTCGTCATTCTTCATCCTTTCGACGGCAAGGTTGAGGAAAGAAGTACAAAAAAAGTTATTGATTCAATTATAGACCGTGTGGACCTTAGCTATTCGTCATTACCGATGGCCTATCATTGCCTTATCAGTAAAGCCTTGCTGGATAGGGTGCGTACAGCTACCGGTAAATTGCTTGACGGTACTTCCTTGGACGTTTATTCCGCTTATGTTTTTAGTTTGCTGATCGACAAGTTTGTTTTCGTCAACTACCCGTTAACAATTTACGGTGCTTGCGGTAAAAGCAACACCAACCGTTTAAGCAGGGGAAATGCAAAAGCGCATTTCAACGAGTTTAAAACCTTGCGTTTCCCGGCCATTATCCCGCGAGTTTTTAATATGCAAACAACGGTTGCCGAATCAATGCACTGCGCTTTCACAACCATGAAACGGCAGGACCTGATTGAAAGAATAAACCTGCCGTATCTCTATGCGTACAGTGCTGCAGAAGGAGTTCAGGAACTGAAGGCAACCTTACGATGTATGTTGGCGAACAAAGTGAAGCTTAATGTGTGGGCTAGGTTTGCAAAGACTTTTTCTATTAAAATGGCAAAGAATTTCGTTCGTTTCTGCATGGGAAATGCCTGGGCTGACAAGCAGTATCGAAACAAACAGCAGGTACTTGTTCCGTGCAATAATATTCTTGAAGTCATTGAATACCATAAGACGCACAATCAAGTAAAAATCTTCCAGGGGAAACAAGAAATCCCCGCCTCTCATCTTTCGTAA
- a CDS encoding lipopolysaccharide biosynthesis protein produces MNKHVLQLPKVPLLSRLNFQSSSARVIANLFSRAVVALAGIVFVPIYIRLIGVESYGLVAFYGTLSGALIVLDLGLSTAISRQVAILNAQPDKKHDLRNLVFSVEIIYWAIALVVGLVVFFLANPIAVYWVKAKDLPVPVIEKAVRIMGLVFALQFPASIYNGVMIGLEKQIPNALATALSALVKAFGAVTVLLLIRPTIEWYFIWQAISVGLFTLFLRYLTKRYTASDQKAVFSKTQLQTVRNFAAGMMGISLITFFLGQADKIVVSKLVLLEFVGYYNLAFMLASMLTQIISPLQSVVFPRFATLVATNQQEALIRLYHKSCRWVAIVIFPVGFTLVFFAKEILFFWTKNPTLVEHTAPILQTFTVGTMCNCIMWMPYFFMLAKGNTRFTIYQNIIASVILVPLLFWWTGKYGAFGASLVWLCVNAGYIVFSLPLFHRLFMKGELFNWLKDDAALPLLSSGILLLGAKLLQTFFLTQSFNIFYFGALLSLAGVLYLFLIPELRKFCTALFLKK; encoded by the coding sequence TTGAATAAACACGTTTTGCAGCTCCCGAAGGTTCCGCTACTGTCCCGGCTCAATTTTCAATCAAGTTCGGCCAGGGTTATAGCCAACCTTTTCAGCAGGGCCGTTGTAGCCCTGGCGGGTATAGTCTTCGTGCCCATTTACATTCGCCTGATTGGTGTTGAAAGCTACGGGTTGGTTGCGTTTTACGGAACACTTTCCGGTGCCCTGATCGTTCTCGACCTGGGCCTAAGTACCGCCATCAGTCGCCAGGTAGCGATATTGAATGCGCAACCGGACAAGAAGCATGATTTGCGCAACCTGGTTTTCTCTGTCGAAATAATTTACTGGGCCATTGCGCTGGTAGTGGGCCTGGTTGTGTTTTTTCTGGCCAATCCCATTGCTGTTTATTGGGTAAAAGCCAAAGACCTTCCCGTTCCTGTTATTGAAAAAGCCGTGCGGATCATGGGTTTGGTGTTTGCGCTGCAATTCCCTGCCAGTATCTACAACGGGGTAATGATAGGCCTGGAAAAACAGATACCCAACGCCCTGGCTACCGCTTTGTCGGCGTTGGTAAAAGCATTTGGCGCCGTTACTGTTTTATTGCTCATCAGGCCCACAATCGAATGGTATTTTATATGGCAGGCCATAAGCGTTGGCTTGTTCACGCTTTTTCTACGCTACCTGACCAAGCGTTATACAGCTTCGGATCAAAAGGCGGTATTTTCCAAAACGCAGCTTCAAACGGTGCGCAACTTTGCGGCCGGCATGATGGGCATCTCGCTCATTACTTTCTTTCTCGGCCAAGCCGATAAAATTGTTGTGAGTAAACTTGTGTTGCTGGAATTTGTTGGCTATTACAACCTGGCCTTTATGCTTGCCAGCATGCTTACGCAAATTATTTCGCCTTTGCAAAGCGTGGTGTTTCCCCGCTTTGCCACTTTGGTAGCAACGAATCAGCAAGAGGCATTAATCAGGCTTTATCACAAAAGCTGCCGCTGGGTGGCTATCGTAATTTTTCCCGTTGGCTTTACGCTTGTCTTTTTCGCAAAAGAAATTTTATTCTTTTGGACAAAGAATCCAACACTTGTTGAACACACGGCCCCGATACTCCAGACGTTTACCGTTGGCACCATGTGCAACTGCATCATGTGGATGCCGTATTTTTTTATGCTGGCCAAAGGCAACACGCGGTTTACCATTTATCAAAACATCATTGCTTCCGTCATTCTTGTTCCCCTGCTTTTTTGGTGGACAGGCAAATACGGTGCTTTTGGCGCAAGCCTGGTGTGGTTGTGCGTGAACGCCGGTTACATTGTTTTCAGCCTCCCGCTTTTTCACCGCTTGTTTATGAAAGGCGAGTTGTTCAACTGGCTGAAAGATGATGCGGCCTTGCCCCTGTTATCTTCCGGTATTTTATTGCTGGGCGCTAAACTCCTTCAGACCTTCTTTCTAACGCAGTCTTTCAATATATTTTATTTCGGAGCCTTGCTGTCATTGGCCGGTGTGTTGTATTTGTTTTTAATCCCGGAATTGAGAAAATTTTGCACCGCACTTTTTTTGAAAAAATAA
- a CDS encoding LbetaH domain-containing protein, whose translation MRTSLTKAELTRYTTAQLNHLFPDNKLVDLNGHVALVTEALDRLEFCFKHCTLKHYFNGEEVIFNHLHSDHYVMYLWYLANSLWRKEANANLCNKLYYLNKTLHGLDCMYNTQMPDIFLLFHCSGTMLGKATYADFFVALQGVTVGSQKGVYPVMDKGVSLTAHSSLIGNCKIGKNVSVSAYTNIFETDIANNTVAYRSKTGEVIFKPSATSYAQTFFNVPIE comes from the coding sequence ATGAGAACATCACTAACCAAAGCCGAATTAACCCGTTATACCACAGCACAACTCAATCATCTTTTTCCGGATAACAAACTTGTTGATTTAAACGGGCATGTGGCCTTGGTTACGGAAGCATTGGACCGCCTGGAATTTTGTTTCAAACATTGCACACTCAAACATTATTTCAACGGAGAAGAAGTCATTTTTAACCACCTGCATAGCGACCATTACGTAATGTACCTGTGGTATCTTGCCAACTCGCTGTGGCGAAAAGAGGCTAATGCCAATTTGTGCAACAAGCTTTATTACCTGAACAAAACACTCCACGGCCTGGATTGCATGTACAACACGCAGATGCCCGATATTTTTCTGCTGTTCCATTGCAGCGGCACAATGCTGGGCAAAGCAACGTACGCCGATTTTTTTGTGGCCTTGCAGGGCGTTACCGTTGGCTCGCAAAAAGGCGTTTACCCGGTTATGGACAAAGGCGTGTCGCTCACGGCGCACAGTTCACTTATCGGCAATTGCAAAATTGGTAAAAACGTTTCCGTAAGCGCTTACACAAATATTTTTGAAACAGATATTGCCAACAATACAGTGGCTTATCGCAGCAAGACGGGAGAAGTGATATTCAAGCCTTCCGCAACGTCTTATGCGCAAACATTCTTTAACGTACCCATTGAATAA
- a CDS encoding NAD-dependent epimerase/dehydratase family protein, with protein sequence MKKVLVTGATGFIGRHVIASLQKRDCVVIATASSAESKKGKDWLEHRTFIPHSIGSETKDENLFEKFQKPDAVIHLAWQGLPNYKDLFHFEEVLPRQYFFLKKLVQNGVKDITVTGTCFEYGMQEGGLSEKAYPLPDNPYALAKNTLRLFLEQLQKKTPFSLKWVRLFYMYGEGQNPRSLLAQLDAALQRGDDTFNMSGGEQVRDYLPVEKVAENIVAIALQEKAEGILNCCSGNGITVNELVKQHLEKDGRSIKLNRGFYPYPDYEPMAFWGDATKLKTILAQ encoded by the coding sequence ATGAAAAAGGTATTGGTAACCGGCGCTACTGGATTTATAGGAAGGCACGTGATTGCCTCTCTACAGAAACGCGATTGTGTCGTTATCGCAACGGCTTCGTCTGCGGAGAGTAAAAAAGGAAAAGACTGGCTGGAACATCGGACGTTTATTCCGCACAGCATCGGCAGTGAAACGAAGGACGAAAACCTCTTTGAAAAATTTCAAAAGCCGGACGCCGTCATTCATTTGGCCTGGCAGGGGTTGCCCAATTACAAAGACCTGTTTCATTTTGAAGAAGTATTGCCCCGGCAGTATTTTTTTTTAAAGAAACTTGTCCAAAACGGTGTGAAGGATATAACGGTGACGGGCACTTGTTTTGAATACGGCATGCAGGAAGGCGGGTTGTCGGAAAAGGCCTATCCTTTGCCCGACAATCCTTACGCACTTGCCAAAAATACCTTGCGGCTTTTTCTGGAACAGTTGCAAAAGAAAACTCCCTTTTCTCTTAAATGGGTGCGGCTGTTTTACATGTACGGCGAGGGACAAAATCCCAGGTCACTTTTGGCGCAACTGGACGCTGCGCTCCAAAGAGGTGACGATACCTTTAACATGAGCGGCGGCGAGCAGGTAAGAGATTATTTACCGGTGGAAAAAGTGGCGGAAAATATTGTGGCGATTGCCTTGCAGGAAAAGGCAGAGGGAATCCTAAACTGTTGCAGCGGCAACGGCATAACGGTGAACGAACTCGTAAAGCAACACCTTGAAAAGGACGGCCGCTCCATTAAATTAAACCGTGGTTTTTATCCATATCCCGATTACGAGCCGATGGCTTTTTGGGGAGACGCAACAAAATTGAAAACCATCCTGGCCCAATGA
- a CDS encoding class I SAM-dependent methyltransferase yields the protein MQCRFCKTELKHVFIDLINSPASNSFLTQEQLNEPETFYPLKVYTCHNCFLVQVDEYKKSDAIFNSDYVYFSSFSTSWLAHAKRYTELMTERFGLNEGSQVIELASNDGYLLQYFQQKGIPVLGVEPTANTAEAAKAKGIESVVDFFGVRLAKDLSAKGIKADLLLGNNVLAHVPDIVDFVSGMKVILKPQGVITMEFPHLMQLVDNNQFDTIYHEHFSYLSFHTVKQIFEAQGLELFDVDELPTHGGSLRIYAKHKEDNSKEISANVEALLKKEEEKGLTGPEYYNNFQQKALGVKLALISFLVEQKKGGKRVAAYGAAAKGNTLLNYCGVKNDLIEFVVDRNPAKQDKFLPASHIPVKNEEYLKAEKPDYVIVLPWNLKDEITEQLSYIKDWGGRFVIPIPSLQVV from the coding sequence ATGCAATGCAGATTTTGTAAAACAGAACTTAAGCACGTATTTATTGACCTGATTAATTCGCCTGCTTCCAACTCCTTTCTTACACAGGAGCAATTGAACGAACCCGAAACCTTTTACCCGCTAAAAGTTTACACTTGCCACAATTGTTTTCTGGTGCAGGTGGACGAGTACAAAAAGTCCGACGCCATCTTTAACAGCGACTACGTTTATTTTTCTTCGTTCTCCACAAGCTGGCTTGCCCACGCCAAACGCTATACGGAACTGATGACGGAGCGATTCGGCTTAAACGAAGGCTCGCAAGTGATTGAACTGGCCTCAAACGATGGATACCTGTTGCAGTATTTTCAGCAAAAAGGCATTCCCGTTCTGGGCGTTGAGCCTACGGCTAACACGGCCGAAGCCGCAAAGGCAAAAGGCATTGAAAGCGTGGTTGACTTCTTTGGCGTACGGCTGGCGAAGGACCTAAGCGCCAAAGGAATAAAAGCCGATCTGCTGCTGGGAAATAACGTACTGGCGCACGTGCCGGACATTGTTGATTTTGTCAGCGGCATGAAGGTTATCTTAAAGCCGCAAGGTGTGATCACCATGGAGTTTCCGCACCTGATGCAATTGGTGGACAACAATCAATTTGACACCATCTACCACGAACACTTTTCTTATCTCTCTTTCCATACCGTCAAGCAAATATTTGAAGCGCAGGGATTGGAACTGTTTGACGTTGACGAATTGCCGACCCACGGGGGGTCGCTGCGCATTTACGCAAAGCACAAAGAGGACAACTCAAAAGAGATTTCCGCTAACGTTGAAGCCTTGTTGAAAAAGGAAGAAGAAAAAGGCTTAACAGGACCGGAGTACTACAACAACTTTCAGCAGAAGGCCCTGGGGGTAAAACTGGCGTTGATCTCGTTCCTGGTTGAACAAAAAAAAGGCGGTAAACGAGTAGCGGCTTACGGGGCCGCGGCCAAGGGCAATACGCTGCTAAACTATTGCGGCGTTAAAAATGACCTGATTGAATTTGTGGTGGACCGTAATCCCGCGAAGCAGGATAAATTTTTACCGGCAAGTCACATCCCGGTGAAGAACGAAGAATACTTAAAGGCCGAAAAGCCGGATTACGTCATTGTTCTTCCCTGGAATTTAAAAGACGAAATTACCGAACAGTTATCCTATATTAAAGATTGGGGTGGCCGGTTTGTAATTCCCATTCCTTCTCTTCAAGTTGTTTGA
- the rfbC gene encoding dTDP-4-dehydrorhamnose 3,5-epimerase: MNFTPTPLSSSYLIDLNPFQDERGWFARYFSKDLFEQIGHTKEWVQMNHSVTYKKGTIRGMHFQVKPYREVKMVRCIAGSVYDVIVDLREGSPTFLQWYGVELSAANRRMLYIPEGFAHGFQCLADNCELLYHHTEFYTPAAEAGLRYNDPLLNIAWPLPVTLLSPRDEKHPYLTEDFKGI; this comes from the coding sequence GTGAACTTTACACCGACACCGTTAAGCAGCAGTTACCTGATTGACCTGAACCCTTTTCAGGATGAACGCGGATGGTTCGCCCGCTATTTCAGCAAAGATCTTTTTGAACAGATTGGTCACACGAAAGAATGGGTGCAAATGAACCATTCAGTGACCTATAAAAAAGGAACCATCAGGGGCATGCACTTCCAGGTAAAACCTTACCGCGAGGTAAAAATGGTTCGCTGCATTGCCGGTTCCGTATACGACGTGATTGTTGATTTACGGGAAGGTTCTCCTACCTTTCTGCAATGGTACGGTGTGGAATTGTCGGCTGCCAACCGGCGCATGTTGTATATCCCTGAAGGGTTTGCCCACGGCTTTCAATGCCTTGCTGACAATTGCGAATTGCTTTATCATCACACCGAATTTTACACGCCTGCGGCCGAAGCGGGCCTCCGATACAACGACCCTTTGCTCAACATCGCCTGGCCCTTACCTGTAACACTTTTATCGCCACGGGACGAGAAACATCCTTACCTCACCGAAGACTTCAAAGGAATTTAA
- the rfbG gene encoding CDP-glucose 4,6-dehydratase: MNLKKVYENKRIFLTGHTGFKGSWLAAWLETLGAKVKGYALPPEYPNGLFALLQPGSKTESVLADIRDKVRLKADLLSFEPDYVFHLAAQPLVRRSYQIPSETFDVNVTGTANVLEVVYQLKKKCTVVVITTDKVYENKEKDLLYTEEDALGGYDPYSASKACAEIVVSSFRNSFFHPEKFNLHQKAVASVRAGNVIGGGDWSTDRIIPDIVCSLKAGRPIEVRNPLAIRPWQHVLEPLGGYLRLGALLDGEPLLYSKAYNFGPLPQDHLTVREVVEKAISTWGSGKWNDASDSNQPHEAGILKLDVSRAKEELGWTPKLDSSTAIDWTVNWYKQPVEEQAAFTLQQINSYSAL, from the coding sequence ATGAACTTAAAGAAGGTTTACGAAAACAAGAGAATATTTCTTACCGGCCATACGGGCTTCAAAGGTTCGTGGCTGGCAGCCTGGTTAGAAACGTTGGGCGCCAAAGTGAAAGGTTACGCTCTGCCGCCCGAATACCCCAACGGTTTATTTGCCTTGCTGCAACCGGGGAGCAAGACGGAGAGTGTGCTGGCTGACATTCGTGACAAGGTGCGTTTAAAAGCAGACCTGCTTTCGTTTGAACCCGATTACGTTTTCCATCTTGCAGCACAGCCGCTCGTACGCCGTTCTTACCAGATTCCTTCTGAAACCTTCGACGTAAACGTTACCGGTACGGCCAATGTTTTGGAAGTTGTTTATCAATTAAAAAAGAAATGCACCGTCGTGGTCATCACCACCGACAAGGTATACGAGAACAAAGAGAAGGATTTACTGTACACCGAAGAAGATGCACTCGGCGGTTATGATCCTTACAGTGCAAGCAAAGCCTGCGCTGAAATTGTGGTCAGTTCGTTTCGCAATTCTTTTTTCCATCCCGAAAAATTTAATCTGCACCAGAAGGCCGTTGCCAGCGTAAGGGCGGGAAACGTGATTGGTGGTGGCGACTGGAGCACAGACCGTATTATTCCCGATATCGTTTGCTCGTTGAAGGCTGGACGGCCTATTGAAGTTCGCAATCCTTTGGCCATCCGACCTTGGCAGCACGTGCTGGAGCCCTTGGGTGGTTATTTGCGACTTGGCGCTTTGCTGGATGGCGAACCGCTGCTTTATTCAAAAGCTTACAACTTCGGGCCACTCCCGCAAGACCATTTAACCGTGAGGGAAGTGGTGGAAAAGGCGATTTCTACCTGGGGCAGCGGCAAATGGAACGACGCCTCCGACAGTAATCAACCACACGAAGCGGGTATCTTAAAACTTGACGTCAGCCGTGCCAAAGAAGAATTGGGCTGGACGCCCAAACTGGATTCTTCTACGGCCATTGACTGGACCGTCAACTGGTATAAACAACCCGTGGAAGAACAAGCTGCTTTCACTTTACAACAGATCAATTCTTATTCGGCCCTGTGA